The following proteins are encoded in a genomic region of Tenacibaculum sp. 190524A05c:
- a CDS encoding type 1 glutamine amidotransferase domain-containing protein, which yields MKKVLFVLTSHDQLGNTGEKTGFWVEEFASPYYHLADKNVSITIASPKGGQPPIDPKSELPDFQTPATERYFKDSELLKNMANTTPLSEIKESDFDAVFYPGGHGPLWDLAEDKNSIELIEAFYSNNKPVGAVCHAPAIFKNTKIEGKALVNGKNVTGFSNTEEDAVQLTDIVPFLVEDMLQENGGNYSKRDDWHPYAIEDGHLITGQNPASSELVADLLYKQLS from the coding sequence ATGAAAAAAGTATTATTCGTATTAACTAGTCATGACCAATTAGGAAATACAGGCGAAAAAACTGGATTTTGGGTAGAAGAATTTGCTAGTCCATACTACCATTTAGCAGATAAAAATGTATCAATTACCATTGCTTCTCCAAAAGGAGGTCAGCCTCCAATTGATCCAAAAAGTGAATTACCAGATTTTCAAACTCCTGCTACAGAACGCTACTTTAAAGACAGCGAGTTATTAAAAAATATGGCAAATACCACTCCACTATCTGAGATAAAAGAAAGTGATTTTGATGCAGTATTCTATCCTGGAGGACACGGGCCTTTATGGGATTTAGCTGAAGATAAAAACTCAATAGAATTAATTGAAGCTTTTTACAGTAATAACAAACCTGTTGGTGCTGTTTGTCATGCTCCTGCAATTTTTAAGAATACAAAAATCGAAGGTAAAGCATTAGTTAACGGAAAAAATGTGACTGGATTCAGTAATACTGAAGAAGATGCTGTGCAATTAACTGATATTGTTCCATTCTTAGTTGAAGATATGTTACAAGAAAATGGAGGAAACTACAGTAAAAGAGACGATTGGCATCCTTATGCAATTGAAGATGGACATTTAATCACAGGACAAAACCCAGCTTCATCTGAATTAGTTGCTGATTTATTGTACAAACAATTATCTTAA
- a CDS encoding Crp/Fnr family transcriptional regulator has product MKAKLPIPIPFDEIFHGIDLSEEEKNMITEKIELISVDKDDILFKQGDIINHQYYVYDGCLRTYHIDENGKEHTLQFAIKHWWISDYIAYFGDNKAVLNTECIKKAQLFKISKENFEAIYKFSPKIEHLFRRKLEKALVRHEKRILANLTNTAKERYLAFLNKYPDIEKHIKNYHIASYLGITTESLSRVRKDIAKSH; this is encoded by the coding sequence TTGAAAGCCAAATTGCCAATTCCTATTCCTTTTGATGAAATTTTTCACGGAATTGATTTATCCGAGGAGGAGAAAAATATGATTACTGAGAAAATTGAACTCATTTCAGTTGATAAAGATGATATTCTATTCAAACAAGGTGATATTATCAATCATCAGTATTACGTTTATGATGGTTGTTTAAGAACATATCACATTGACGAAAACGGAAAAGAACATACGTTACAATTTGCAATTAAACATTGGTGGATTAGTGATTACATAGCCTATTTTGGAGATAACAAAGCGGTTTTGAATACTGAATGTATTAAGAAAGCTCAGTTGTTCAAAATATCGAAAGAAAACTTTGAGGCTATTTATAAATTCAGTCCGAAGATTGAACATTTATTTCGCCGAAAACTAGAAAAAGCTCTAGTACGCCATGAAAAAAGAATATTGGCCAACTTAACCAATACTGCTAAAGAAAGATATTTAGCATTTCTTAATAAGTATCCAGATATTGAAAAGCATATTAAAAATTATCACATCGCATCATACCTTGGCATAACTACTGAAAGTTTAAGTAGAGTTCGAAAAGATATCGCTAAAAGTCATTAA
- a CDS encoding sigma-70 family RNA polymerase sigma factor: protein MTTQEVWTTYHKDLKRFIISKTKDEVIADDILQDAFIRIHNKLDTLKDASKLKSWIFTITRNAIYDHFKSQGKNITFDNSDIPVEIEDHIHTEKDCLRGIVTNLPKKYRTPLFLADIKGLKQQEIASQLNLPLPTVKSQIQRARKMIVQGFMDCCGFKLNENGKLVGEIQPKEDCKICNS, encoded by the coding sequence ATGACTACCCAAGAAGTTTGGACTACATATCATAAAGATTTAAAGCGTTTTATCATTAGCAAAACCAAAGATGAAGTTATTGCAGATGATATTTTACAAGATGCTTTTATTAGAATACACAATAAACTAGATACATTAAAAGATGCTTCAAAATTAAAATCGTGGATTTTTACGATTACTAGAAATGCAATTTATGACCATTTTAAATCTCAAGGGAAAAATATCACATTCGACAACTCCGATATTCCCGTGGAAATTGAAGATCACATTCATACAGAAAAAGACTGTTTAAGAGGAATTGTAACAAATCTTCCAAAAAAATACAGAACTCCTTTATTTTTAGCCGATATAAAAGGTTTAAAACAACAAGAAATTGCGAGTCAACTGAATCTTCCACTACCAACAGTAAAATCTCAAATTCAAAGAGCTCGAAAAATGATTGTTCAAGGATTTATGGATTGTTGTGGGTTTAAATTAAATGAGAACGGTAAATTAGTAGGCGAAATACAACCTAAAGAAGACTGTAAAATTTGTAATTCTTAA
- a CDS encoding amidohydrolase: MKKLITLALLSVTIFSCNQKQEADIIVKNAKVYTVNNDFASVESFAIKDGKFLAVGTNEEIDQKYNSSNTVDADGKAVYPGLIDGHCHFFRFGLQLQKVDVTGTNSYDEVLEKIAAFQKEKNLPFITGRGWDQNDWEVKKFPTKEKLDQLFPDTPVAITRVDGHAMLVNQKALDISGITENSTVEGGEFIRENGRLTGVLIDNAMDFVKVPAASKKEQIEALKEAEKINFSYGLTTVVDAGLEKENIELIDSLQQAGALKIRIYAMVSATQPQLDYYIKKGIIKTDRLNVRSFKVYGDGALGSRGAAMKEPYSDRHNHFGALIYSPERYREIAKQIAASEYQMNTHAIGDSANYLMLKTYQDVLKGQTDRRWRIEHAQIVDKADFDLFKNVVPSIQPTHATSDMYWAEDRVGQERIKGGYAFKTLLNTYGKVALGTDYPVEKVSPFLTFYAAVARKDLNNYPENGYQMENALTREETLKGMTIWNAYANFEENEKGSIEVGKMADFVILDQDIMTVDIKNVPNTKVISTYVNGEKVH, translated from the coding sequence ATGAAAAAACTAATCACATTAGCACTTTTAAGTGTTACTATATTCTCTTGTAATCAAAAACAAGAGGCTGATATTATTGTAAAAAACGCTAAAGTTTATACCGTAAATAATGACTTTGCTTCAGTAGAAAGTTTTGCCATTAAAGATGGGAAGTTTTTAGCTGTTGGAACAAATGAAGAAATCGATCAAAAATATAATTCTTCGAATACAGTAGATGCAGATGGAAAAGCTGTTTATCCTGGTTTAATCGACGGACATTGTCACTTTTTCAGATTTGGTTTACAACTTCAAAAAGTAGATGTTACTGGAACTAACAGTTACGATGAAGTCCTTGAAAAGATTGCGGCATTCCAAAAAGAAAAAAATCTTCCTTTTATCACAGGACGCGGATGGGATCAAAATGATTGGGAAGTAAAGAAATTTCCAACTAAAGAAAAATTAGATCAGCTTTTCCCAGATACTCCAGTTGCAATTACACGTGTTGATGGACATGCAATGTTGGTAAATCAAAAAGCACTTGATATTTCAGGAATAACAGAAAACTCAACTGTAGAAGGTGGAGAATTCATACGAGAAAACGGAAGACTAACTGGAGTTCTAATTGACAATGCAATGGATTTTGTTAAAGTTCCTGCTGCATCAAAAAAAGAACAAATTGAAGCATTAAAAGAAGCGGAAAAAATAAATTTCTCTTATGGTTTAACAACTGTAGTTGATGCAGGTTTAGAGAAAGAAAACATTGAGTTAATTGACAGTTTACAACAGGCTGGAGCATTAAAAATAAGAATCTATGCTATGGTTTCTGCAACTCAACCACAATTAGATTACTACATCAAAAAAGGTATTATTAAAACAGATCGTTTAAATGTTCGATCATTTAAAGTTTATGGTGATGGAGCATTAGGTTCAAGAGGTGCCGCGATGAAAGAACCATATAGTGACAGGCACAATCATTTTGGAGCTTTAATATATTCTCCTGAACGCTACAGAGAAATTGCAAAACAAATTGCAGCTTCAGAATACCAAATGAATACTCATGCCATTGGAGATTCTGCGAATTATTTAATGTTAAAAACTTATCAAGATGTTTTAAAAGGTCAAACCGATAGACGTTGGAGAATTGAACATGCTCAAATTGTAGACAAAGCTGATTTTGATTTATTCAAAAATGTAGTTCCTTCAATACAACCTACACACGCTACTTCTGATATGTACTGGGCTGAAGATAGAGTTGGACAAGAAAGAATTAAAGGTGGATATGCATTTAAGACTTTATTAAACACATATGGAAAGGTTGCCTTAGGTACAGATTATCCTGTTGAAAAGGTAAGTCCGTTTTTGACTTTCTATGCTGCGGTTGCTAGAAAAGATTTAAACAATTATCCTGAAAATGGATACCAAATGGAAAACGCGTTAACTCGAGAAGAAACCTTAAAAGGAATGACGATCTGGAATGCCTATGCAAACTTCGAAGAAAATGAAAAAGGAAGTATTGAAGTTGGTAAAATGGCAGATTTCGTTATTCTTGATCAAGATATTATGACAGTTGACATTAAAAATGTTCCGAATACAAAAGTTATATCGACTTACGTAAACGGAGAAAAAGTTCACTAA
- a CDS encoding M20/M25/M40 family metallo-hydrolase, translating into MKKTILLLSLSAIVNFSCSNTKESKNGSDNTNSTVLSTDEKKDSTNIKHFFNSALTEGKSYEWLRDLTQNIGGRLSGSPEAAKAVLWGEKLMKDIGLDSVWLQPVMVPHWVRGEKEEANYTVNGEQKNVPICALGFSIATPSNGLTAEVIEVKSLDEAKEMGNKLKDKIVFFNGAFDNTLINTFHAYGGCVGQRFSGARVCSEFGAKGVIVRSMTNGIDDYPHTGSMGYGDIPKDQYIPAAAISSRAAEILSKDLKENPNLKFYFKQSCETLPDAPSHNVIGEIKGTEELEKIIVVGGHLDSWDLGEGAHDDGTGVVQSLEVAYLFKKNNIKPKNTIRIVFFMNEENGTRGAKEYAKQAKQNNEIHVAGLESDAGGHTPRGFSIDANENNTQLLKSWKKLLAPYGLHDLLKGGSGADISPLKNDEITLVGYRPDSQRYFDYHHTSIDTFDKVNKRELELGSASMASLVYLMDKYLYTEDKVKP; encoded by the coding sequence ATGAAAAAAACCATACTTCTTTTATCATTGTCTGCAATAGTAAACTTTAGTTGTTCTAATACTAAAGAATCTAAAAACGGTAGTGATAATACCAATTCAACTGTATTGAGTACTGATGAAAAGAAAGACAGTACCAACATTAAACATTTTTTCAACTCAGCGTTAACCGAAGGAAAATCATACGAATGGTTACGCGATTTAACACAAAACATTGGCGGTCGTTTATCTGGTTCTCCGGAAGCCGCAAAAGCTGTTCTTTGGGGAGAAAAGCTTATGAAAGATATTGGGTTAGATTCTGTTTGGTTACAACCTGTAATGGTTCCTCACTGGGTTCGTGGAGAAAAAGAGGAAGCTAACTATACCGTAAATGGAGAACAAAAAAATGTACCAATCTGCGCTTTAGGTTTTTCAATTGCAACACCTTCAAATGGATTAACTGCTGAAGTTATCGAAGTAAAAAGCTTGGATGAAGCAAAAGAAATGGGAAATAAATTAAAAGACAAAATTGTATTCTTCAATGGAGCTTTTGATAATACTTTAATAAACACCTTCCATGCTTATGGAGGATGCGTTGGACAACGTTTTTCAGGAGCAAGAGTGTGTAGTGAATTTGGTGCAAAAGGTGTAATTGTCAGATCTATGACCAATGGTATAGATGATTATCCGCACACGGGATCAATGGGATATGGAGATATTCCTAAAGACCAATACATTCCAGCTGCCGCTATAAGTTCAAGAGCTGCTGAAATTTTAAGTAAAGATTTAAAAGAAAATCCGAATTTAAAATTCTACTTCAAACAAAGTTGTGAAACGTTACCAGATGCTCCATCTCATAATGTGATTGGTGAAATTAAAGGAACTGAAGAACTTGAAAAAATTATTGTTGTTGGTGGACATTTAGATTCTTGGGATTTAGGTGAAGGTGCTCATGATGATGGAACAGGTGTTGTTCAATCTTTAGAAGTAGCATACTTATTCAAAAAGAATAATATAAAACCGAAAAACACAATTCGAATTGTATTCTTTATGAACGAGGAAAACGGAACTCGCGGAGCTAAAGAATATGCAAAACAAGCAAAACAAAACAATGAAATTCATGTAGCAGGATTAGAAAGTGATGCTGGTGGACATACTCCTAGAGGTTTTTCTATAGACGCAAATGAAAACAACACACAGCTTTTAAAGAGTTGGAAAAAATTATTAGCTCCTTATGGATTACATGATTTATTAAAAGGTGGAAGCGGTGCTGATATTAGTCCATTAAAAAATGATGAAATTACTTTAGTTGGATATAGACCAGATAGCCAACGTTATTTTGATTATCACCATACAAGCATTGATACTTTTGACAAAGTAAATAAACGTGAACTGGAATTAGGTAGTGCTTCTATGGCTAGCTTAGTCTATTTAATGGATAAATATTTGTATACAGAAGACAAAGTAAAACCTTAA
- a CDS encoding alanine/glycine:cation symporter family protein, which produces MKLLILQNSTLDERINQSFHNATSWFTDAILYQIPITDSIQIPWVLIVLTLGALYFTIYFKGINIRSFMTSINIIRGKYDALDANQNEEDIKETIKVEGNGEVSHFQALTAALSATVGLGNIAGVAIALSIGGPGATFWMIIIGLLGMASKFVECTLGVKYREMDNNGTVYGGPMYYLTKGFAEIGFGKIGKIMAVLFAIMCVGGSFGGGNMFQVNQAFKLFEYVTGGAQSFIYGKGWLFGLIMALFAGIVIIGGIKKIANVTDKIVPIMVVVYVLAVITVLISNLNLLPNAFSQIIEGAFNPTGIAGGFIGVMIQGFRRGAFSNEAGIGSSSIAHSAVKTNYPASEGLVALLEPFIDTVIVCTMTALALIITGQITPGNTVSFEQGAILTSKALESSISWFPYVLTIAVILFAFSSMISWSYYGYQAWTFLFGRDKVTGNIYKIIFCVFTVIGAAATLNAVTDFSDAMVFSMMVPNMIGLVVLAPKVVVELKKYKSKIIQNQQ; this is translated from the coding sequence ATGAAACTACTTATACTTCAAAATTCTACTTTAGATGAACGAATTAATCAATCTTTTCATAATGCTACTTCATGGTTTACGGATGCAATTCTTTATCAAATTCCAATAACAGATTCAATTCAAATTCCTTGGGTATTAATTGTTCTAACTCTTGGAGCTTTGTATTTTACTATTTACTTCAAAGGAATAAATATTCGCAGTTTTATGACCTCCATAAATATTATCAGAGGTAAATATGACGCTTTAGACGCAAATCAGAATGAAGAAGACATTAAAGAAACTATTAAAGTTGAAGGTAACGGTGAAGTTTCTCACTTCCAAGCTTTAACTGCGGCACTATCTGCGACTGTTGGTTTAGGAAATATCGCGGGAGTTGCTATTGCGCTTTCTATTGGTGGACCTGGAGCCACTTTTTGGATGATTATAATCGGGTTACTCGGAATGGCTTCAAAATTTGTTGAGTGTACATTAGGTGTTAAGTATCGCGAAATGGACAATAACGGAACTGTTTATGGTGGACCAATGTATTACTTGACAAAAGGCTTCGCAGAAATTGGTTTTGGAAAAATAGGAAAAATAATGGCTGTACTTTTTGCGATTATGTGTGTTGGAGGATCTTTTGGCGGTGGAAACATGTTTCAAGTAAATCAAGCTTTTAAACTGTTTGAATACGTTACTGGAGGAGCGCAAAGTTTTATTTACGGAAAAGGATGGCTTTTCGGATTAATCATGGCCCTTTTTGCTGGAATTGTAATCATTGGTGGAATCAAAAAAATTGCAAACGTTACAGATAAAATTGTTCCTATTATGGTAGTAGTTTATGTCCTTGCCGTTATTACAGTTTTAATAAGTAACCTTAATTTACTTCCGAATGCATTCTCTCAAATTATTGAAGGAGCATTCAACCCAACTGGAATTGCTGGTGGATTTATCGGAGTTATGATTCAAGGGTTTAGAAGAGGAGCTTTCTCAAATGAAGCTGGAATTGGTTCATCATCAATTGCCCACTCAGCTGTAAAGACAAATTACCCCGCTAGCGAAGGACTTGTTGCTTTGCTAGAACCTTTTATTGATACTGTAATTGTTTGTACTATGACAGCTTTAGCTTTAATAATAACTGGACAAATTACTCCTGGTAATACAGTTTCATTTGAACAAGGCGCAATATTAACTTCCAAAGCTCTAGAAAGCAGTATTTCTTGGTTTCCTTACGTTTTAACTATTGCTGTTATTCTGTTTGCATTTTCATCAATGATTTCTTGGTCCTACTACGGTTATCAAGCCTGGACATTTTTATTTGGTCGCGATAAAGTAACTGGAAATATTTATAAAATAATCTTTTGTGTATTTACCGTAATTGGAGCTGCAGCAACACTAAACGCTGTGACTGATTTTTCAGATGCTATGGTATTTTCAATGATGGTCCCAAATATGATTGGATTAGTTGTTTTGGCTCCAAAAGTTGTTGTAGAACTTAAGAAATATAAAAGTAAGATTATTCAAAATCAACAATAA